One Nostoc sp. CENA543 genomic window, ATGCAAACATTTTTGGCACAGATTTATCTTGGGTAGAAACAATTCCTGATGAATCTAACTTGTGGGATGCTGTCACCCGTGCAGATTTAATGAGCAGGGCAAAACAAGCCATTATTGATCTAGATTCGCATTATAGCGATCGCGGTTATCTGCAATTATGGCAGCTTATGGTTGCAGGCAAAACCCAAACCCAACAAGCGTCTGCATTGGGAATTAGTCAAGGAGAAGTTTCCAAGCGTTGGAAGGAATTAGTCGGGCGTGTCGCTATAGAATTAGGGTTACTGGAAGCCGAAGCTGTTAAACATACACAACAAAATACTCAACTCAAACATACTCGTAGACGTTCCAAAGCTACATGGTAAGCCTTTTGTTAACTCTTTGAATAAATTTATTATTTGTTGGCATAGAATAATCTGCTCACTTGTTAACACAATTAACGCTCCTTCTATATTGGGCAATGTCAAACTATGCGTAGAGAATGTGAAAAATCTAAATCTGCTAATATGCGAAAACCTTTAGCATCACCGCAACCTGGACAAATCTGGGAATTAAGCCGTCAGATACGATATTATGGGGAATTTTATCCAAATGAGTCACATCAACTCTACTCCAGCCAGGCTCAAAGCTTTTTACAAGGAAAAACTCCACCCCGCTATGTGATGATTGTGACTGAACCAGAAGCAGAGATTGTTTCTGTAATGGTATTATCTGCGGAAACCAATTTTATCTCCAATGTTGATGTACTTATACCCGCAGATATTTCTGGTTCAACACAAGATTTATTAGCTGAAACCTGGCACATACAACCGATGCTTGTGGATAATTTATTGCAGCCAATTGGCAAGCGGTTATCTCGTGATATTTATGACAGCTTACTAAGTTTAGGAGATTATTTTCATGGTTTAGCTAATCAGCAGCCAGAAACTAATTATCTGGAGCAATTGGGGTTAATTTTAGGCGCGAATGAAGCTTTAAAAAGTTCTGAAATATCCCTCTTTCACCAACGAGAAGCAGCTTGGAGTGATATTTTAACAATACCAGTAGCAGTTTACCACACTTATCTTAAAGGTGTAGAACTGACCAGTCAAATTTTGAAAGAGCAATTACAAATAGAGCAAGAGTTAGCAGAATTTGAGTTAAGTCAAAATAATTTACTATCTAAGTTCTTGAATAAAACCCCTACTATTCTTAGTCAGTGGGTACAACATATTTTTGCAACAGAATGGCAGGCTGTTTCTACATTACCAAACTTAGCTCTAGCAACGCGCAGTTCATCAGGTAACTTGCAAAACTTTCCATCAAACCCCGATGAAATTGCATCACTCATTCAGCAATTATCATTTGTGAATGACGAAACACAACGCCAAAGTGCAATTAAGCAGTTAGGAGAAATTGCTGTCGGTAATTCTGAAGCAATTCAAGCTTTGGTAAATCTGTTGCGAAGCACTTCCGATGATGAACTGCTGTGGATAGCTGTAGAAAGTTTACGAAAAATTGACCCAGAAAACCCTGCTGCTGGTGTCAAGAGAATGAAATTGATTGATTTAGGTATGGAGATTGCAAGTAAGACAGTAGCTTTGGCTGTAGCTTTTTTACAAAAAATTGATGGTGATGTTAGTGTACTTTTGCAAGTTTATCCTACAGGTAATGATGATTATTTACCACCAGATTTAAAACTAATATTGCAAGATGATTCTGGAGAAATATGGCGTGAAGTCACCGCTAGACGTGCAGATGTTTGTATCCAACTGAAATTTAGTGGTGAAGTGGGAGAAAGATTTAGTGTACAAATTAGCTTAGGAAATACTAATTTTAGTGAAAACTTTGTGATTTAAAAATTGACAATACCTAATTTCTGGAATGCGTACATGACTGCACCAAGGCGAGTTTGAACGCCAAATTTATGATAAACATTCTCCAAATGTTTCTTAACTGTACGATGACTGATTGCCAACTGTGTTGCAATTTCATGCGTCGTGCAATCCCTCGCTATCCAAAATAGCACTTCTGCTTCCCGCTTCGTTAATCCCAGCATTTCTAAAGATGTGAGTGAAAAACTATGAGGCTGAATCTCTACCAACATTAGGTAAACTCGTTCGAGTGTCGCATGATAATTTAGTGTCACTGTCAATCGACTACCATTATGTTCCAGATAAAGAGGGTGCAAAGGAGAAAAAATTTCGTTTGATTGTATTAGTATAGATAGTTGCTGATTTACCCATCGTTGCAGGATATCAGGTAGTGCATTTGACAGCTTCGATAGTGGACAATATTTAGCTAGTAATTTTGCTGCCTTTTGGGTGATCAATTCTATTTGACCGTCAATAGATAAAGCAATTAACCCTACTTGATCGATAGCCTGATTGGTATCGATAAGTTGCTCTTGTACTTGAGCCAATGTAGCAATGTTCTGGTATGCTTGTTCTAAGTGTGGACGAATTAAATTTAGAATCAAGCGATCGCGCTCATTGAAGTTTCGGCGATCGCGGCAGATTGATAACATTAAGTGATTTTGTCCTTGATGAAACCGATCAGCATTCGCTATATAGGGAATCTCAAAGTGAATCCCCATTTGATCTTCCAAGCCAAAGGACTGAAAAAAAGCATAAAAAGCTTCTCTGCGTTGAAATTCTGACTCACTCAAAAAATCGGAAATTGCCAGTGCTTGTCTATCCAGTGTTTGGAAATAATATTGTGAAACTGGATGAGTCAAAAAATTTTGACGTTGAGATGTAAATGATTCCGCCGCCATACCGACTTCAGGATGGGGGAAGGTATACATCCGGGGTAAGAATGGTGTACCTCGGATGATGAAACTAGTTATTGCGAATGTTTCTGCACCTACTAACTTTGGTAAAGCCGTGAGTATTTGTATAGGCAATCTATCAATACTGCAAGAAGCATAAACCGAGCGCAAAAACAAGATAATTTGCTGCAAATCATTGTCTGACAAAATTTTCACAGTGTTTATCAGTAAAAATTAACTATTTTACAATTCACTACGGCGATCGCCGTATTGTTTTCGTAAAAATATTTTGTCATTCTACTATTCAGTATTCTTCCTAAACATGATCCTACTCACAAATGTTTCCTAACTTTTCTGGCAAAAATCTTCAAGGTTGTGACTTTAGGGGTCAAAATCTGACAGGTGTAGACTTTAGTAACTCTGACATTCGCGGAGCAAATTTTACTAATGCTATTCTGAAAAATGCGAATTTTCAAAATGTCAAAGCTGGATTACCTAAAAAGCAATTCTTGGGATTAGTCTTGGTAACATTATTAATAAATATAATTTTAGGATTAGTGTCAGGATTTGCACCAGTATTTACGGGTTATTTACTTTTTCCATACTCAATTAGTCCAGACAATTTTTTTGCTACTATTGTAGTTTTAAGTATTTTTATAGTTTTTGCTATTACTACTACTTATAAAGGTTTATCACCTGCGTTTTTTGCTGTTGCTTGCGCTGCTATAATCTGTGGTTTTGTATTGGGAATCATGACCGGTGAAATTGTCGGTATTCCCTCTGGAATAGTCGGTGTTACCGTCACTACATTGATTATTTATGTCATGTTAGTAATTATGGTATTTCTAGTGACAGTAACTGAACAAATTGCCGGGATGAATATAGCTATTGTGGCTCTATTTCTCATATTTATAGATAGTATTATTGGAGCTATAACTGGTACGATAATTGGTGTTGAAGTTGCTAAAGTATTGTCAGGAACTAACAGGCTGCCAAACTTAAAAGTGCAAGCAGTTCAAGAAGCTGCGATCGCAGCTACAGTTGGTAGTGTTGCTGTAATATTATTCGTGAGTTATATCAGTTGGCGAGTCCGTGCTGGGGATGAAAAGTTTGTCTGGATAAGAAAACTAGCTATTGCTGTCTCTAGCATCGGTGGAACAAGCTTTCATCAAGCAGACTTAACTGATGCTGATTTTACTTCTGCCAAGCTAAAAAATGTTAACTTTAGCAACGCCAAACTCATTCGTACTAATTTTCATTTAGCGAATTATCTTTCTTTAGCCAGAGTAGATAACACTATTTTAGTCAATCCAATAGTTCAAGATTTAGCTGTTACTAAAAGAGGTACTAATAAATCTTATATCGGCTGTAACCTCAAAGGTATTAATCTAGATTATGCTGACCTGAGTTATGCTGATTTAAGCGAAGTAGATATGAGTAACTCTACTTTAGACTGTGCTAATTTAGAAGGTGCAAATCTGACGAAAACTCAAGCATTAGGTACAAACTTTCACCAAGCGACTTTAACAGCAGCTTGTTTAGAAGCATGGAATATTGACAGTACAACTCAACTTGATGGGGTAATTTGTCAATACGTTTATCTTTTAAATAACCAACAAGAACGTCGTCCCAGTAGTGGAGAATTTGCTGCTGGAGAATTTACTAAACTCTTTCGAGTAGTTATCAATACTGTTGATTTGATTTTTCGTAATGGGTTAGATTTAGAAGCTTTATCTGCGGCTTTGTCGAAAGTAAAAATAGAGAATGAAGGTATTCCTTTAGCTATTAAAAGTATTGAAAATCAGGGTGACGGTGTGGTAATCGTACGCGTAGATGTACCAGAATCGACAGATAAAGCGAAAATCCACGCTTCAGTTACTCACAATTATGAATTAGCTCTCCAGCAGATAGAAGCAAGATATCAAGCCGAATTAAAAAGTAAAGATGAACAAATTAGTCTTTATCGCCAACATCAAGCGGATTTAAAAGAATTAATTCAAATTATAGCTCCCACCGCCAAGAAATCCACCCAGGAAAAGCTAGTAATTTTAAAATTGGGTCAAGGGGATTTAAGTACAGGATTCCCAGTTATAGTACAAATTAGTAGAGAAGGCGATCGCCCATATTTTGAATCTCATGCACAATTACCGTCAGCCTCCGAATTAGTTTTAGCATACTATAAATGGCAAGCTGCATATTTCCATAGCTTACAAGGAAGTTTGCGAATCAAGTTTCCAGAAACACAAGTTACCAATATTAGTCGGCGAGAATTATTTAAAGAATGCGATAAATTAGCAGATAATTTGAAAAAACAAGTAAATTTATGGTTAAACTCAGAACTATTTCGTCCTATTAAAGAGCAACTCCTAGAAAAACTAGATCCGTCAGAATCTATTCGGATACTTCTACAAACAGAAGATAGCCAGTTACGGCGGATACCCTTGCAGATTTGGGATTTTTTTGAACGCTATCCTCATGCTGAAATGGCTCTTTCTTCAACTACTTATGAGAGAAAAGAAAAGTCTATTTCCTCAAAACCCCATGTCAGCATATTAGCGGTATTGGGAGATAGCACTGGTATTAATATTCAACAAGACAAAGTTTTACTTGAACAATTACCTCATGCAGAAATCAAGTTTTTAGTAGAACCAC contains:
- a CDS encoding sigma-70 family RNA polymerase sigma factor: MQSQPVAESLTPLIIDAKHQELITKIARKYTRGSSVSWEDAAQTAMMKVYEAVKAGKFHQGGVAEFQRWATVVARYEIINFVKKERLRNHHSLDANIFGTDLSWVETIPDESNLWDAVTRADLMSRAKQAIIDLDSHYSDRGYLQLWQLMVAGKTQTQQASALGISQGEVSKRWKELVGRVAIELGLLEAEAVKHTQQNTQLKHTRRRSKATW
- a CDS encoding DUF1822 family protein → MRKPLASPQPGQIWELSRQIRYYGEFYPNESHQLYSSQAQSFLQGKTPPRYVMIVTEPEAEIVSVMVLSAETNFISNVDVLIPADISGSTQDLLAETWHIQPMLVDNLLQPIGKRLSRDIYDSLLSLGDYFHGLANQQPETNYLEQLGLILGANEALKSSEISLFHQREAAWSDILTIPVAVYHTYLKGVELTSQILKEQLQIEQELAEFELSQNNLLSKFLNKTPTILSQWVQHIFATEWQAVSTLPNLALATRSSSGNLQNFPSNPDEIASLIQQLSFVNDETQRQSAIKQLGEIAVGNSEAIQALVNLLRSTSDDELLWIAVESLRKIDPENPAAGVKRMKLIDLGMEIASKTVALAVAFLQKIDGDVSVLLQVYPTGNDDYLPPDLKLILQDDSGEIWREVTARRADVCIQLKFSGEVGERFSVQISLGNTNFSENFVI
- a CDS encoding helix-turn-helix transcriptional regulator — encoded protein: MKILSDNDLQQIILFLRSVYASCSIDRLPIQILTALPKLVGAETFAITSFIIRGTPFLPRMYTFPHPEVGMAAESFTSQRQNFLTHPVSQYYFQTLDRQALAISDFLSESEFQRREAFYAFFQSFGLEDQMGIHFEIPYIANADRFHQGQNHLMLSICRDRRNFNERDRLILNLIRPHLEQAYQNIATLAQVQEQLIDTNQAIDQVGLIALSIDGQIELITQKAAKLLAKYCPLSKLSNALPDILQRWVNQQLSILIQSNEIFSPLHPLYLEHNGSRLTVTLNYHATLERVYLMLVEIQPHSFSLTSLEMLGLTKREAEVLFWIARDCTTHEIATQLAISHRTVKKHLENVYHKFGVQTRLGAVMYAFQKLGIVNF
- a CDS encoding pentapeptide repeat-containing protein, coding for MFPNFSGKNLQGCDFRGQNLTGVDFSNSDIRGANFTNAILKNANFQNVKAGLPKKQFLGLVLVTLLINIILGLVSGFAPVFTGYLLFPYSISPDNFFATIVVLSIFIVFAITTTYKGLSPAFFAVACAAIICGFVLGIMTGEIVGIPSGIVGVTVTTLIIYVMLVIMVFLVTVTEQIAGMNIAIVALFLIFIDSIIGAITGTIIGVEVAKVLSGTNRLPNLKVQAVQEAAIAATVGSVAVILFVSYISWRVRAGDEKFVWIRKLAIAVSSIGGTSFHQADLTDADFTSAKLKNVNFSNAKLIRTNFHLANYLSLARVDNTILVNPIVQDLAVTKRGTNKSYIGCNLKGINLDYADLSYADLSEVDMSNSTLDCANLEGANLTKTQALGTNFHQATLTAACLEAWNIDSTTQLDGVICQYVYLLNNQQERRPSSGEFAAGEFTKLFRVVINTVDLIFRNGLDLEALSAALSKVKIENEGIPLAIKSIENQGDGVVIVRVDVPESTDKAKIHASVTHNYELALQQIEARYQAELKSKDEQISLYRQHQADLKELIQIIAPTAKKSTQEKLVILKLGQGDLSTGFPVIVQISREGDRPYFESHAQLPSASELVLAYYKWQAAYFHSLQGSLRIKFPETQVTNISRRELFKECDKLADNLKKQVNLWLNSELFRPIKEQLLEKLDPSESIRILLQTEDSQLRRIPLQIWDFFERYPHAEMALSSTTYERKEKSISSKPHVSILAVLGDSTGINIQQDKVLLEQLPHAEIKFLVEPQRLMLNDELWMQPWDILFFAGHSFTQAEREIGHFHINDSDSLTIAELKNALTKAIERGLQLAIFNSCDGLGLATNLADLHIPQMIVMREPVPDKVAQEFLKNFLAEFSSSKPLYQSVREARLKLQGLEDEFPFASWLPIICQNPAEIPFKWHF